In the Rubrivivax gelatinosus IL144 genome, CGGCAAGACGATCCGCGACGGCATGGGCCAGGGCCAGGCGGTCAACGGCCCCGGCCACCACGAGGCGGCCGACTGCGTCATCACCAACGCGCTGATCATCGACCACTGGGGCATCGTCAAGGCCGACATCGGCCTGAAGGGCTGCCGCATCGCCGCCATCGGCAAGGCCGGCAACCCCGACGTGCAGCCGGGCGTGGACATCGTCATCGGCCCGGGCACCGAGATCATCGCCGGCGAGGGGATGATCGTCACCGCCGGCGGCATCGACAGCCACATCCACTTCATCTGCCCGCAGCAGATCGATGAGGCGCTGAACTCGGGCGTCACGACGATGCTGGGCGGCGGCACCGGGCCGGCCACCGGCACCTTCGCGACCACCTGCACGCCGGGGCCGGAGAACCTGCACCGCATGCTGCAGGCGGCCGACGCCTTCGCGATGAATCTGGGCTTCCTCGGCAAGGGCAACGCCAGCCGGCCCGAGGCGCTGAGCCAGCAGATCGCCGCCGGCGCCATCGGCCTGAAGCTGCACGAGGACTGGGGCACGACGCCCAGCGCGATCGACAACTGCCTGGACATCGCCGAGGCCACCGACACCCAGGTCTCGATCCACAGCGATACGCTCAACGAGTCGGGCTTCGTCGAGGACACGATCGCCGCGACCAAGGGCCGCACGCTCTGCGCCTTCCACACCGAAGGCGCCGGCGGCGGCCACGCGCCGGACATCCTGCGGGTCGCCGGCGAGCCCAACTTCCTGCCCAGCAGCACCAACCCGACGATGCCCTACACCGCCAACACGGTGGACGAGCACCTGGACATGCTGATGGTCTGCCACCACCTGGACGCCGGCATCGCCGAGGACCTGGCCTTCGCCGAGAGCCGCATCCGCCGCGAGACCATCGCCGCCGAGGACGTGCTGCACGACCTGGGCGCGATCAGCATGATGAGCAGCGACAGCCAGGCGATGGGCCGCGTCGGCGAGGTCATCATCCGCACCTGGCAGACGGCGCACAAGATGAAGGTCCAGCGCGGCGCGCTGGCCGGCGACAACGCCCGCAACGACAACCAGCGCGTCAAGCGCTACGTCGCCAAGTACACGATCAACCCGGCGATCGCCAACGGCATCGCGCACGAGGTCGGTTCGGTCGAGATCGGCAAGTGGGCCGACCTGGTGCTGTGGCGGCCGGCCTTCTTCGGCGTCAAGCCGAGCCTGGTGCTGAAGGGCGGCTTCATCGCCGTCGCGGCGATGGGCGACCCGAACGCCAGCATCCCGACGCCCCAGCCGGTGCATTACCGGCCGATGTTCGGCAGCTTCGGCGGCGCGCGTGCCGCGACCTCGCTGACCTTCGTCAGCCAGGCGGCGCTGCAGGCCGAGATCGGCGACCAGCTGGGCCTGGCCAAGCGCCTGGCCGCGGTGCAGGGCTGCCGCCAGGTTAAGAAGGGCGACATGGTGCACAACGGCTGGCTGCCGAAGATGGAGATCGACCCGCAGACCTACGAGGTGCGGGCCGACGGCCAGCTGCTGACCTGCGAGCCGGCGACCGTGCTGCCGCTCGCGCAGAAGTACTTCCTGTTCTGAACCACCGCCGCGGCCCATGGCCGGCCGCGGCGGTGCACGATCAGTCGTCGAGGTGGGCGTTCAGCGTGCCACCCCACAGGTGGATCGTGCGGTCACTGGTCAGGCAGTCGTAGCTCTTGAACTTGGACCGCCAGGTCTTGAAGAAGATCGCATAACGACCTTCGACGACCAGGTTGCGCACGTCACCGCGCATCTGCAGCATCGCCTCGTAAGGCGCCGTGTGGTCGCCCGAGTGCCACTCCGTGGCCTTGAACTGCTTCGACTCCTCGTCGTACTGCTCCCAGCGCGCGTTGAAGCTGGCGACGAAGCCGCCGGTGTGGCGCATCGTCACCGTGTGGTCGGCGAGCACCTCGCGGATCGTCTCGACGTAACGTGTCGTCGACCGGATCTGCGACGTGGCGCGGCTGCGCAGGTCGGCCACCATGTAGGCGATCGGGTGGGCGAGGTTGGTCCTCGAGAACTCGATGCCCTTGGAGATCGCGGCGCTCATCGCGTCGACGTCGCCGGCGACGAGATCGGCCGCCGAGTCGCCACCGCCGAGCACCAGCACCCGGAACGACGACGCCCGGGCGATGCGGTCATAACGCTCCTGCATCTCGGCGCTGACCTTCAGCCCCTGCGACTTGTAGTCCAGCGTCGCCTCGGCCTCCTGCGCCGTGACGTGCTGCTGGGTGCTCATCTGGACGACGATCAGCCGGCCGTAGTCGACGCAGCGCACGAGCCCGGGCGGCGCGCTGGACGGCATGTTCACCGGCCCCAGGCTGACCCCGGGCGCGAACAGCAGGCCGGCCTCGTCGGGCTCTTCGACCACCACCGAGAAGTAGATCTGCTTGAAGACGCGGTAGACCACGGTCTCGTCGCCGGTGCTGCCGACCTTCAGCCCGGCCGTTGCCTGGCTGCGGCCCCACTGCGCGCCGAACCCGCACTCGACGCCGATCTGCTCCTTCGAATACGCCGTGTGCGACTCCGAGAACGCGCGCATCGGCGGCCGGTAGCCCTGGGCGTGCTGGACGTCCTGGAACCAGGTGTCGACGATCTTCTGGATCGCCAGGTCCACCGAGACGGCCGTCGGGCGTTCGACTTCGACCACGCCGCGCTCCTCCAGCCCCGGCAGGTCGACACGCAGGCGGATCGGCCGCCGCGACAAGGTGTAGGGCGTCGGCATGCCCTCGGCCAGGCTGCGGTCCTGCTTGACCAGGGCGCCAGGGAAGACGACGCCGGCGGCAGGGTTCAGCAGCAGGTTCTCGGTGAGGCGGGAACTCGCGTCGTGCAGCCGCTTGGTCACGATGACCACGCGGCCGCCCTCGTGGGCGCGGGTTTCACCGGCCGACGCCGGGTCGAGTTCCGCCGGCGTCAGGTCGACCGCCAGCAACTGGTTGAGGTCGTAGGACAGCCCCTGGATGTACGCCGTGTTGGCCGTCACTTCGGTATCGGGACGATCGAGGACCACGGACATGGATGCCTCCTATGAGGTCTCCGGTGGCTGCGCCGCCGCCCCATGCGACGGCGATGCGACCGGTAGAAGGCCAACATAGGAAGCCACCCCGCGACTTCCATGTCGCGGGTCAACCGCCACCCGCCGTGGCGGGGGGCGATCTAGGGGGACGGCGCTCGGGGCCGGCTCAGGCCGCCAGCGCCTCGCCGGCTTCGGCGATGCGGCGCGCCAGATGTTCCAGCGCTTCCTCGACCTGGTCGACGAGCACCAGGCACAGGTCGCCGGGCTCCAGCAGTTCGAGCGCCCGGTCGATGGCGACGAACTCGCCGTGGATCTCCTCGACGCGGCGGGTGCGCGGGGCGCCGCGCAGGCCTTCGCGCAGCAGCGCGATGACTTCGCCGTCGGCACGGCCGCGCTGGGCGGCGTCCTGGTACAGCAGCACGTCGTCGAAGGCGGCGCCGAGGATCTGCGTCTGCTCGCGGATGTCCTCGTCGCGGCGGTCGCCGGCGGCGCTGATGACGACCGAGCGGCGCCGGGCCGGCATCGCCTCGACGGCGCCGACCAGGGCGCGCATCGCGTCGGCGTTGTGGCCGTAGTCGGCGATGATCGTCGCGCCGCGGTAGTCCATGACGTTGAAGCGCCCCGGCGCGTTGTGCGCGTCGTTGACGAAGCTGGCCAGGCCGGCGCTGACGGCGTCGAAGCTGAGCGCGCAGCCCCAGGCCGCGGCGACCGCGGCGAGCGCGTTCTCGACCTGGAAGCCGATCGTGCCGTTGCGCGTCAGCGGCACCTCGCGCAGCGGCACGCGGGCCCGCGCCGAGCCGTTGACGGCGACGATCGCGTCACCGTCGACGAACACCGTGCGCCCGCCCTGGGCGCGGTGCGCGACCATCGCCGGCAGATGACCGTCGACGGCGAACAGGATCACGCCGCCCGGGCAGTGCTGGGCCATCGCCAGCGTGATCGGGTCGGCGGCGTTGAGCACGGCGTAGCCGCTCTCGGCGACGTTCTGCACGATGACGCGCTTGAGCACCGCCAGGTCCTCGACCGTCGTGATGTAGTTCAGGCCGAGGTGGTCGCCGGCGCCGACGTTGGTGACCACGGCGACCTGGCAGCGGTCGAAGCCCAGGCCCTCGCGCAGCATGCCGCCGCGTGCGGTCTCCAGCACCGCGGCTTCGGTGTCCGGGTGGGCGAGCACGTTGCGCGCGCTCTTCGGGCCGCTGCAGTCGCCGCTGTCGATCTGGTGGCCGTCGACCCAGACACCGTCGGTGTTGGTCATGCCGACCTTGTAGCCGGCGGCGTTGAACAGGTGGGCGATCAGGCGCGTGACGGTGGTCTTGCCGTTGGTGCCGGTGACGGCGACGACCGGGATGCGGCCGTCCTGGCCCGACGGGAACAGGCGCTCGACGATGGCCTCGCCGACCGCACGCGGCTTGCCGAAGCTCGGCGCCAGGTGCATGCGCAGGCCCGGCGCGGCGTTGACTTCGACGACGCCGCCGCGCTGCTGCTCCAGCGGCATGCCGACGGTCTCGCAGACCACGTCGACGCCGCAGATCTCCAGCCCGACCATGCGCGCCGCAGCCACCGCACGCGCGGCGACCTCGGGGTGCACGTCGTCGGTGACGTCGGTGGCGCTGCCGCCGGTGCTGAGGTTGGCGTTGTGGCGCAGCACGACCTTCTGGCCGTTGGCCGGCACGGCCTCGGGCGACAGGCCCAGCAGTTCCAGGCGTGCCATCGCGACGTCGTCCAGGCGGATGCGCGTCAGCGCGGTGGCGTGGCCGTCGCCGCGGCGCGGGTCGGCGTTGACCGTGTCGACGAGCTGGCGCACGGTGTGCACGCCGTCGCCGATGACGTAGGGCGGGTCGCGGCGCGCGGCGGCGACCAGCTTCTCGCCGACGACCAGCAGGCGGAAGTCGTGGCCGGGCAGGAACTGCTCGACCATCACCTCGCCGATCTCGTCGGCGACGCGGTAGGCGGTCTCGTACTGGGCGCGGTCGGTGACGTTGACCGTCACGCCCTTGCCCTGGTTGCCGTCGCGCGGCTTGACGACGACCGGCAGGCCCAGCTCGGTGGCCGCGGCCCAGCCGTCCTCGAGGTCGGTGACCGGGCGGCCGCGTGGCACCGGCACGCCGGCCGAGGCCAGCAGGCGCTTGGTCAGGTCCTTGTCCTGGGCGATCGACTCGGCGACGGCGCCGGTGGAATCGACCTCGGCGGCCCAGATGCGGCGCAGGTTTGCGCCCCAGCCGAACTGCACCAGGCTGCCTTCGGTCAGGCGGCGGTAGGGGATGCCGCGCGCGATCGCGGCCGAGACGATGGAGCCGGTGCTCGGCCCCAAGCGCACGTCCTCGTCGATGGCGCGCAGCTCGGCCACCGCGGCTTCGCTGTCGAAGGCCGCGCCGCCGACGGCCGCCGCGAGCAGGCGCTCGGCCAGCTCCAGCGCGCGCCGGCCGACCTTCTCCTCGGTGTACTCGACGACGATCTGGTAGACGCCGGGCTCGGGCGCGGCCGCGGTGCGCGAGAACGAGACGCGGCAGCCGGCACGCGCCTGCAGCGCCAGCGCCAGGCGTTCCAGCCAGCGCGCCATCGTCACCGGCTCGCGGGTGCCGATCGGGCGCACCGGCGAGACGTCGGGCAGCAGCTCGCGCAGCCGGCGCTCCAGCGGGGAACCGGCTTCGATCGCCGTTTCCTCGGGCGTGCAGCGCACGATGGCTTCGATCGCCGTGTGCCGGCTCCAGAGATTGGGACCGCGCAGCGCGCGGATGCGGGTGACGTCCATGGCGTTCTCAGCGGATGTCGGCAGGGGTCTGCAGATCGAAGGTGTCGAGGCCTGCGGCCAGCAGCGCCGGCGCCAGGCCGAAGGCCCAGGCAGCGGCGACGGCCGGCAGCAGCACGGAGGCGTCGGGCAGCGGGTTGCGGCCGCGCACGGCCAGCGGCGTCTCGCCGTGGCCTTCGCACAGCCAGATGCGGCCTTCGCGCAGCAGCACGGCATGGCCGCCGCGTTCGCGGTGGTCGGCCAGCACGGCGGCGTCGGTGGCGTAGAGCGTGACCTCGCCGTCGCAGTGCTCGGCCAGCGCCGCGACACGCGGGTCGTCGGCGTTGAGCACGCCGATGCCGTCGGCGAGCACGACGTCCATCTGCGTGCGCAGCACGCGCGGCAGGTCGTCGGCGCCGTGGATGTCGTGGCGCTCCAGCGTCTCGGCGCCGTCCAGGTCGGTGACGACGCCGATGCGGCAGC is a window encoding:
- the ureC gene encoding urease subunit alpha is translated as MSTSIGRRAYAEMYGPTLGDRVRLADTELIVEVEADYTLRAGGYGEEVKFGGGKTIRDGMGQGQAVNGPGHHEAADCVITNALIIDHWGIVKADIGLKGCRIAAIGKAGNPDVQPGVDIVIGPGTEIIAGEGMIVTAGGIDSHIHFICPQQIDEALNSGVTTMLGGGTGPATGTFATTCTPGPENLHRMLQAADAFAMNLGFLGKGNASRPEALSQQIAAGAIGLKLHEDWGTTPSAIDNCLDIAEATDTQVSIHSDTLNESGFVEDTIAATKGRTLCAFHTEGAGGGHAPDILRVAGEPNFLPSSTNPTMPYTANTVDEHLDMLMVCHHLDAGIAEDLAFAESRIRRETIAAEDVLHDLGAISMMSSDSQAMGRVGEVIIRTWQTAHKMKVQRGALAGDNARNDNQRVKRYVAKYTINPAIANGIAHEVGSVEIGKWADLVLWRPAFFGVKPSLVLKGGFIAVAAMGDPNASIPTPQPVHYRPMFGSFGGARAATSLTFVSQAALQAEIGDQLGLAKRLAAVQGCRQVKKGDMVHNGWLPKMEIDPQTYEVRADGQLLTCEPATVLPLAQKYFLF
- a CDS encoding thiol-activated cytolysin family protein gives rise to the protein MSVVLDRPDTEVTANTAYIQGLSYDLNQLLAVDLTPAELDPASAGETRAHEGGRVVIVTKRLHDASSRLTENLLLNPAAGVVFPGALVKQDRSLAEGMPTPYTLSRRPIRLRVDLPGLEERGVVEVERPTAVSVDLAIQKIVDTWFQDVQHAQGYRPPMRAFSESHTAYSKEQIGVECGFGAQWGRSQATAGLKVGSTGDETVVYRVFKQIYFSVVVEEPDEAGLLFAPGVSLGPVNMPSSAPPGLVRCVDYGRLIVVQMSTQQHVTAQEAEATLDYKSQGLKVSAEMQERYDRIARASSFRVLVLGGGDSAADLVAGDVDAMSAAISKGIEFSRTNLAHPIAYMVADLRSRATSQIRSTTRYVETIREVLADHTVTMRHTGGFVASFNARWEQYDEESKQFKATEWHSGDHTAPYEAMLQMRGDVRNLVVEGRYAIFFKTWRSKFKSYDCLTSDRTIHLWGGTLNAHLDD
- the cphA gene encoding cyanophycin synthetase is translated as MDVTRIRALRGPNLWSRHTAIEAIVRCTPEETAIEAGSPLERRLRELLPDVSPVRPIGTREPVTMARWLERLALALQARAGCRVSFSRTAAAPEPGVYQIVVEYTEEKVGRRALELAERLLAAAVGGAAFDSEAAVAELRAIDEDVRLGPSTGSIVSAAIARGIPYRRLTEGSLVQFGWGANLRRIWAAEVDSTGAVAESIAQDKDLTKRLLASAGVPVPRGRPVTDLEDGWAAATELGLPVVVKPRDGNQGKGVTVNVTDRAQYETAYRVADEIGEVMVEQFLPGHDFRLLVVGEKLVAAARRDPPYVIGDGVHTVRQLVDTVNADPRRGDGHATALTRIRLDDVAMARLELLGLSPEAVPANGQKVVLRHNANLSTGGSATDVTDDVHPEVAARAVAAARMVGLEICGVDVVCETVGMPLEQQRGGVVEVNAAPGLRMHLAPSFGKPRAVGEAIVERLFPSGQDGRIPVVAVTGTNGKTTVTRLIAHLFNAAGYKVGMTNTDGVWVDGHQIDSGDCSGPKSARNVLAHPDTEAAVLETARGGMLREGLGFDRCQVAVVTNVGAGDHLGLNYITTVEDLAVLKRVIVQNVAESGYAVLNAADPITLAMAQHCPGGVILFAVDGHLPAMVAHRAQGGRTVFVDGDAIVAVNGSARARVPLREVPLTRNGTIGFQVENALAAVAAAWGCALSFDAVSAGLASFVNDAHNAPGRFNVMDYRGATIIADYGHNADAMRALVGAVEAMPARRRSVVISAAGDRRDEDIREQTQILGAAFDDVLLYQDAAQRGRADGEVIALLREGLRGAPRTRRVEEIHGEFVAIDRALELLEPGDLCLVLVDQVEEALEHLARRIAEAGEALAA